The Desertifilum tharense IPPAS B-1220 genome includes a region encoding these proteins:
- the lepB gene encoding signal peptidase I, whose translation MTPAKKQHSDGESARTAPENPWVEGLKTIGLSAILAFGIRTFVAEARYIPSGSMLPTLQINDRLIIDKLGYRFQTPKRGDIVVFSPTEVLLQENPSLKDAFIKRVIALPGETIELRNGQVYIDGTPLSENYVASDLYPAEPVNAASEHQMTEIDVCPPNQRYLATPMTIPENSYLVLGDNRNNSYDSRCWGVVPRDHIIGRAVVRFWPVNNLGKIDSEPPYRESTSAQP comes from the coding sequence ATGACTCCTGCGAAAAAACAACACTCTGATGGAGAGTCGGCTCGGACAGCACCGGAAAATCCTTGGGTAGAAGGCCTCAAAACCATTGGACTCAGCGCGATCCTCGCTTTTGGAATTCGGACTTTCGTAGCAGAAGCTCGTTACATCCCTTCTGGCTCCATGCTGCCGACCCTACAAATCAACGATCGCCTAATTATTGATAAACTGGGTTATCGTTTCCAAACCCCCAAGCGTGGCGATATCGTAGTTTTCTCCCCCACAGAAGTCCTGCTTCAAGAAAACCCATCCCTCAAAGATGCGTTTATTAAGCGCGTGATTGCCTTACCTGGAGAAACGATTGAACTGAGAAACGGACAAGTCTACATTGATGGCACGCCTTTGTCTGAGAATTACGTGGCCTCTGACCTTTATCCAGCCGAACCCGTCAATGCAGCCTCGGAACATCAAATGACAGAAATTGATGTATGTCCTCCCAACCAGCGCTATCTAGCAACCCCAATGACCATCCCTGAAAATTCCTATCTCGTATTGGGGGATAATCGCAACAATAGCTATGATTCGCGCTGCTGGGGCGTCGTTCCCCGCGATCATATTATTGGTCGGGCTGTAGTACGCTTTTGGCCCGTTAACAACTTAGGTAAAATTGACAGCGAACCGCCTTACCGCGAATCTACCTCAGCGCAGCCTTAA
- a CDS encoding Hpt domain-containing protein: MDAGKQQILGYFIEEAKEHLDTLEQGLLDLQSTMKDTERVNEMFRAAHSVKGGAAMLGFSSIQKIAHRLEDGFKILKEYPITPDQKLESLFIRGFDPLRDLLGRLQGPFGLRDEEADQLVQEAEPIFNQLQAHLNELLGEAGISVEDEDMPVPGVQRVAPPDIVAQVTAVLRQMLQQFRQAPNPANRQELEQLCGSLLNVGETSQTWQNLIQTAQSAIANPQFSYVTLAPLVIKEIRQASELVQAGRVDEVSPSSQLRQLAAQSEKRRIALTVEPNAAAEAIIAAFNQQQLSQLIERLQTAVK, from the coding sequence GTGGATGCTGGGAAGCAACAGATTTTAGGTTATTTCATTGAGGAAGCCAAAGAGCATCTCGATACCCTGGAACAAGGTTTGTTAGATTTACAATCCACGATGAAGGACACCGAACGGGTGAACGAAATGTTCCGGGCGGCTCACTCCGTTAAAGGGGGAGCAGCGATGCTGGGGTTTAGCAGCATTCAAAAGATTGCTCACCGCCTAGAAGATGGGTTTAAGATCCTCAAGGAATATCCCATTACACCCGACCAAAAGCTAGAGTCCTTATTTATTCGGGGTTTTGATCCCCTCCGCGATTTGCTGGGTCGTTTGCAAGGGCCGTTTGGCTTGCGCGATGAAGAAGCGGATCAACTGGTACAAGAGGCTGAACCCATTTTCAATCAACTTCAGGCTCACCTGAATGAGTTGTTAGGTGAAGCGGGCATTAGTGTAGAAGATGAAGATATGCCCGTACCTGGGGTTCAGAGGGTTGCGCCCCCCGATATTGTCGCTCAGGTGACAGCAGTCTTGCGACAAATGTTACAGCAGTTTCGCCAAGCTCCCAACCCGGCCAATCGTCAGGAGTTGGAACAGTTGTGCGGGAGTTTGCTCAATGTTGGCGAAACCAGCCAGACTTGGCAGAATTTGATTCAAACAGCTCAAAGCGCGATCGCCAATCCTCAATTTTCCTATGTTACGCTTGCGCCATTGGTCATCAAAGAAATCCGCCAAGCCAGCGAACTCGTACAAGCCGGACGAGTTGATGAGGTGTCCCCGTCTTCCCAACTGCGACAACTAGCCGCACAATCTGAAAAACGGCGTATCGCCCTGACAGTGGAACCCAACGCCGCCGCCGAAGCCATCATCGCAGCCTTCAATCAACAGCAATTATCCCAGTTGATTGAACGCTTACAAACAGCCGTTAAGTAA
- a CDS encoding TROVE domain-containing protein, whose product MNYNFYTQKQTGTPQNQPIPGRETQMIQGRSGGWMFKAGLWRSVRRCLLIGTAQSTYYADKRGLTGDFVKVLKKAIAQEPDRVAQEILYASDGRAINNSAPILALVLLSMGETPEAKRAFMEIFPQVVRTGSHFYEWLSYTKAMRGMGKVIREAGKQWLSREDVKGLAYQLLKYQQRQGFAHRDALRLFHVKPPTEDHNLLFQWVVKGWDELPSEIPSEVMAQIWWFEWLKRHPQESERAIAQGRLTHEMAAPVGKMDRGAWQLLFDEMPIGAMLRNLASLTQIGVLEADNTRNLERVESVLNNPEHLRKGRIHPIDVLKALKTYKSKGRLGRSQKTWKPVSRIIGILERAVELSFNTIEPTGKVFLHAVDVSGSMSYSTVNSVGLTCCEIATAMALVTAKAETHYTIRGFATEFRNLKISASDSFSSALKKASDQNFGGTDAAVAYEWATKHKFKADVICFWTDNESWSGYGHPSQALAAYRKKVNPEVKAIYVTLAPYGITLVDPHDPLSWDFAGFDPGTPKAIQMLAAGDL is encoded by the coding sequence TTGAACTACAATTTTTATACCCAAAAACAAACTGGAACTCCTCAAAATCAGCCCATTCCCGGACGCGAAACCCAGATGATCCAAGGTCGTTCTGGGGGATGGATGTTTAAGGCCGGTTTATGGCGCTCTGTGCGTCGTTGCTTGCTGATTGGAACGGCTCAAAGCACTTACTACGCGGATAAGCGGGGGTTGACGGGGGATTTCGTCAAGGTTCTGAAGAAGGCGATCGCCCAAGAACCCGATCGGGTTGCCCAAGAGATCCTTTATGCTAGCGATGGACGCGCCATCAACAACAGCGCACCGATCCTCGCCTTGGTGTTGCTGTCGATGGGGGAAACCCCAGAAGCCAAGCGAGCCTTTATGGAAATCTTTCCCCAAGTCGTGCGGACGGGCAGCCATTTCTACGAGTGGTTAAGCTATACCAAAGCGATGCGCGGTATGGGTAAAGTGATTCGCGAGGCGGGTAAACAATGGCTCTCTCGCGAGGATGTGAAGGGGTTGGCGTATCAATTGCTGAAGTATCAGCAACGTCAAGGCTTTGCTCATCGGGATGCGTTGCGCTTGTTTCACGTTAAGCCACCGACGGAAGACCATAACTTGCTGTTTCAGTGGGTGGTGAAGGGTTGGGATGAGCTACCGAGCGAAATTCCTTCGGAAGTGATGGCGCAAATTTGGTGGTTTGAGTGGCTGAAGCGTCACCCCCAAGAATCCGAAAGGGCGATCGCGCAAGGGCGTTTAACCCACGAAATGGCCGCCCCCGTCGGTAAAATGGATCGAGGTGCATGGCAGCTACTCTTTGATGAAATGCCCATCGGCGCAATGCTGCGAAACCTGGCATCTCTAACCCAAATTGGCGTTTTAGAAGCCGACAATACTCGCAATTTAGAGCGCGTGGAATCGGTTCTCAATAACCCCGAACACTTACGGAAAGGACGCATTCACCCTATTGATGTCCTCAAAGCTCTCAAGACTTACAAGTCGAAGGGACGTTTGGGACGCAGCCAGAAAACCTGGAAACCCGTTTCCCGAATTATTGGCATCTTAGAAAGGGCTGTTGAACTTTCTTTTAACACGATAGAACCTACAGGCAAAGTGTTTTTACACGCCGTTGATGTGTCGGGTTCGATGTCCTATTCAACTGTGAACTCTGTCGGGTTAACCTGTTGCGAAATTGCGACTGCGATGGCGTTGGTGACAGCAAAAGCTGAAACCCATTACACGATTCGCGGGTTTGCAACAGAGTTTCGCAATCTCAAAATTTCAGCCAGCGATTCTTTTAGCTCTGCTTTAAAGAAAGCCAGCGATCAAAACTTTGGCGGAACCGATGCTGCGGTTGCCTATGAATGGGCAACTAAACATAAGTTCAAAGCCGATGTCATTTGTTTCTGGACAGATAACGAAAGCTGGTCAGGTTATGGTCATCCTAGCCAAGCGCTGGCAGCCTATCGCAAAAAAGTGAATCCCGAAGTTAAGGCAATTTATGTCACGTTGGCTCCTTATGGCATTACCTTAGTCGATCCGCACGATCCCCTATCCTGGGACTTCGCAGGCTTCGACCCCGGTACGCCAAAAGCCATTCAAATGTTAGCTGCTGGCGACTTATAA
- a CDS encoding class I SAM-dependent methyltransferase: protein MVTRLLKEKIEYGDFQTPIELAEKICCKLVDLGIEPDIIIEPTCGIGNFIKAAANTFQSANQVIGIDINYDYINKIKQERFFLQDTRITIHQADFFQFNWSSLVQEAQGHILIIGNLPWVTNSKQGKIQGDNLPLKTNFKKYSALEAITGKSNFDISEWMLIQIINHLQQYQASIAVLCKTSVARKLLSYIHSQKLYLDYCASYKIDAKRYFAANVDACLLFCTVKPNSQNYFCDVFNNLDEGEFYQIGYHASLLVKDIDKFNSVKDLYDPKPSKKWRSGIKHDCSDIMEFHKIQDGYINGLGEIIDLEETYIFPLIKGSDVAQGRIENSNRYVLVTQRLIGEPTDKLKDLAPKTWKYLEHHAPYLDNRKSKIYKTTPCFSIFGVGEYTFSPWKIAICGLYKKLSFRLVGTIENKPTIFDDTVYFLSFDNEEAANQAFTHLTSPLATDFYSSLIFWDEKRPIKTSILNCLNLSALAKRLSVNC from the coding sequence ATTGTGACTCGGCTTTTAAAAGAAAAAATAGAATACGGAGATTTTCAAACTCCTATTGAATTAGCTGAAAAAATTTGCTGCAAGCTAGTTGATCTTGGCATAGAACCCGATATAATTATTGAGCCGACTTGTGGAATTGGAAACTTTATTAAAGCTGCCGCAAATACATTTCAATCCGCGAACCAAGTTATTGGTATCGATATTAATTATGATTATATTAACAAAATTAAGCAAGAGCGATTCTTTTTACAAGACACAAGAATTACAATCCATCAAGCCGACTTTTTTCAATTCAATTGGTCTTCTTTGGTTCAAGAAGCCCAAGGACATATTTTGATTATTGGTAACTTACCTTGGGTGACTAACTCAAAGCAAGGAAAAATCCAGGGTGATAACTTACCCTTAAAAACAAACTTTAAAAAGTATAGTGCTTTGGAAGCAATTACAGGAAAGAGTAATTTTGACATTTCAGAATGGATGTTAATTCAAATTATTAATCATCTTCAACAATATCAAGCATCAATAGCAGTTTTGTGTAAAACTTCTGTTGCGAGGAAACTACTCAGTTATATTCACTCTCAAAAACTTTATCTAGACTATTGTGCAAGCTATAAAATAGATGCAAAAAGATACTTCGCTGCAAATGTAGATGCTTGTTTATTATTCTGTACAGTTAAGCCTAATTCACAAAATTATTTTTGTGATGTGTTTAATAACCTTGATGAAGGTGAATTTTATCAAATTGGCTATCACGCTTCTCTATTGGTCAAAGATATTGATAAATTTAATAGCGTCAAAGACTTGTACGATCCTAAACCCAGTAAAAAATGGCGTTCAGGCATTAAACATGATTGTTCAGATATAATGGAATTTCATAAAATTCAAGATGGTTATATCAACGGACTAGGAGAGATTATTGACCTAGAAGAAACTTATATCTTTCCTTTAATCAAAGGATCTGATGTCGCTCAAGGTAGAATAGAAAATTCTAATCGCTATGTTTTAGTAACCCAAAGACTAATTGGTGAGCCAACAGACAAACTCAAAGACTTAGCGCCCAAAACCTGGAAATACTTAGAGCATCATGCACCCTATTTAGATAATAGGAAAAGCAAAATATATAAGACAACACCTTGCTTTTCTATATTTGGAGTTGGGGAATATACCTTTTCTCCGTGGAAAATAGCGATTTGTGGATTGTATAAAAAATTAAGCTTCAGGCTGGTTGGGACAATTGAAAATAAACCCACTATTTTTGATGATACAGTTTATTTTCTTTCCTTTGACAATGAAGAAGCTGCTAATCAAGCATTTACACATCTAACCTCACCCTTAGCAACTGACTTTTATTCCTCTCTCATTTTTTGGGATGAAAAACGACCCATTAAAACTAGCATATTGAATTGTTTAAACTTATCTGCCCTGGCAAAAAGATTATCTGTCAATTGTTAA
- a CDS encoding SGNH/GDSL hydrolase family protein, whose amino-acid sequence MLTDRELFDESFYLSTYADVASAVTARNFTNGYQHFQIHGQFEGRNPSALLDTPYYLQQYPDVAQAFFQSQIVPSQHFVTFGQFEGRNPRAVFDTPFYLASNPDVAQAVGRDLLTGVEHFVRFGQFEGRVPSVLFNQVYVFGDSLSDDGNGFIPTGGQLPPSPPYFQGRFSNGPVWVEQLIPRLGLNLTPQTNVAFGGATSGTFNVNTQLLPAGFPPLPGVQTQIDGYISAANVADPRSLYVVWAGSNDYLGARSTDVQGVLNNIALAITKLTNIGARNIMVPNLPNLGITPLATSLGPEAAQGLTQLSAAHNAGLATLIETLDRNPAVNIIPVDVEGLINQAVTNPADFGFTNVRDPLLVQPSNNPSQYLFWDDLHPTTAAHSFVGDRALRATTALGEVVSIEQARSAR is encoded by the coding sequence ATGCTTACCGATCGCGAACTTTTTGATGAATCTTTTTATCTCAGTACCTATGCAGATGTCGCCTCGGCTGTCACTGCGCGAAACTTTACCAACGGATATCAGCATTTTCAGATTCACGGTCAGTTTGAGGGACGCAATCCCAGCGCACTATTAGATACTCCCTATTATCTCCAGCAATATCCTGATGTGGCTCAGGCTTTTTTTCAGTCGCAAATTGTTCCCTCTCAGCACTTTGTTACTTTTGGGCAATTTGAAGGTCGTAACCCTAGGGCCGTTTTTGATACTCCATTTTACTTGGCCAGCAACCCGGATGTGGCGCAGGCGGTTGGACGCGACTTGCTGACGGGGGTAGAACACTTTGTCCGATTTGGGCAATTTGAAGGGCGCGTTCCTAGCGTTTTATTCAATCAGGTTTATGTATTTGGCGATAGTCTTTCTGATGATGGTAACGGATTTATCCCGACAGGCGGTCAACTTCCCCCCAGTCCTCCGTATTTCCAAGGGCGCTTTTCTAATGGGCCGGTTTGGGTTGAGCAATTAATCCCGCGTTTGGGGTTGAATCTGACCCCGCAAACCAATGTAGCATTTGGGGGCGCGACTTCGGGGACGTTTAATGTGAATACCCAACTCCTCCCGGCGGGTTTCCCTCCACTTCCGGGCGTTCAAACGCAGATTGATGGTTATATTAGCGCGGCGAATGTTGCCGATCCGCGATCGCTCTACGTGGTTTGGGCGGGTTCTAATGATTACTTAGGGGCCCGTTCTACCGATGTTCAAGGCGTTCTCAATAATATTGCTCTGGCGATTACCAAGCTGACGAATATTGGCGCGCGGAATATTATGGTTCCTAATTTACCCAACTTGGGAATTACACCCTTAGCGACCAGCTTAGGCCCAGAAGCCGCTCAAGGATTGACTCAACTGAGTGCGGCTCATAATGCGGGTTTAGCCACCCTGATCGAAACCCTGGATCGCAATCCGGCGGTTAATATTATCCCGGTGGATGTGGAAGGCTTGATTAACCAGGCGGTAACGAATCCCGCAGACTTTGGCTTTACCAATGTGCGAGATCCGCTGTTAGTGCAGCCAAGCAATAATCCTAGCCAGTATCTATTCTGGGACGATCTGCACCCAACCACCGCCGCGCATAGCTTTGTAGGCGATCGCGCCTTAAGAGCAACAACCGCCCTAGGTGAAGTCGTCAGCATCGAACAGGCTCGCAGTGCTAGATAA
- a CDS encoding tRNA-binding protein, which yields MDLIDYSDFEKVQICVGKIIKAEGFPKARKPAYKLWIDFGDELGIKKSSAQITHFYNPIDLIDRQILAVVNFPPRQIADFLSEVLVLGVVLPSQEVALIQPDRDVPLGLRVL from the coding sequence ATGGATCTCATTGATTATTCTGATTTTGAAAAAGTTCAAATTTGCGTCGGGAAAATCATTAAAGCCGAAGGATTTCCTAAAGCTCGCAAACCCGCTTACAAACTTTGGATTGACTTTGGTGATGAACTGGGCATTAAAAAATCTAGCGCTCAAATTACTCACTTCTATAATCCTATTGACCTGATCGATCGACAAATTCTTGCCGTTGTTAATTTTCCGCCCCGACAAATTGCAGATTTCTTATCAGAAGTGCTAGTTCTTGGCGTCGTATTGCCAAGCCAGGAAGTCGCGTTAATCCAACCGGATCGCGACGTTCCTTTGGGGTTGCGCGTTTTGTGA
- a CDS encoding ATP-binding protein — translation MQDSLQKVFQSSINVRSLAGSHILERASPSPPRFSHFDDSLRIALPLGEVLPVFLYFVRQNPERLWNWSFLPFGIFMLFWSLSNFIMIWIPRLTSNWLGHPAKSVAQASAMGALPSFTPFTPTPTAVDPLSLERIVKHRVDAQTTELFQENQKLKQELTTLHRLIANAPVIVYAVDRKGRFTHIEGKGIEHIGLSEAVVGQSALELYQDQPYILENLRQALSGSEHSWIADYEGWVYEHRTSPLLQPTGEVAGFVGIATDITERVRAEDTLKLTQFSVERCADAIFWIAPDGKLLYVNREACRSLGYSRQQLLTKTIHDINPDLTEGAWAYHWNVLSRCGSLTIEAHHRTQTGRLFPVEMTINHLRFNGKEYHCAFVRDVSDRKQVLDALRQSKEKQTRLISSLRKQTSKLKNTLQELQQTQIQLIQTEKMSSLGQLVAGVAHEINNPVNFITGNLHYANAYIADVLAIVHLYQQHYPQPVPEIIELSESIEIEYILEDLPKLLGSMQLGADRIRQIVLSLRNFSRLDEAQKKPVDIHEGLDNTLLLLQHRLKEKSGALGIQLVKDYGKLPQIECYAGQLNQVFMNLLSNAIDALEEAVERGQFSAKPGGPQIWIRTEHSYPDRITIRIGDNGPGIPPEVLQRLFDPFFTTKPVGKGTGLGLSISYQIVVERHRGQLRCVSEPGQGAEFVIEIPV, via the coding sequence ATGCAAGACTCATTACAAAAAGTTTTTCAATCTTCTATTAACGTTCGCAGTCTCGCCGGGAGCCACATCTTAGAGCGTGCAAGCCCGTCGCCACCCCGATTTAGCCATTTTGACGACTCCTTGCGGATCGCCTTACCCTTGGGCGAAGTTCTCCCCGTTTTTCTTTATTTTGTCCGGCAAAATCCGGAGCGGCTGTGGAACTGGAGTTTTTTACCGTTTGGAATTTTTATGCTTTTTTGGAGTTTGAGTAATTTCATTATGATTTGGATACCGCGATTAACATCAAACTGGTTAGGCCATCCGGCAAAAAGCGTGGCTCAGGCGAGTGCAATGGGGGCTTTACCGAGCTTTACGCCCTTCACTCCAACACCGACTGCGGTCGATCCCTTGAGTTTAGAACGGATTGTTAAACATCGGGTGGATGCTCAAACCACAGAATTATTCCAAGAAAACCAAAAACTGAAGCAAGAATTAACAACTCTGCATCGTCTGATTGCCAATGCTCCGGTTATTGTGTATGCAGTCGATCGCAAAGGACGATTTACTCATATTGAAGGCAAAGGTATCGAACACATCGGCTTATCTGAGGCTGTTGTGGGTCAATCGGCACTGGAGCTTTATCAAGATCAGCCCTATATTTTAGAAAATTTGCGTCAAGCCCTCAGCGGTAGCGAACATTCTTGGATTGCAGACTATGAGGGATGGGTATACGAACACCGCACCTCTCCCTTATTACAGCCAACGGGAGAAGTAGCGGGTTTTGTAGGGATTGCAACTGATATTACCGAGCGAGTGCGGGCAGAAGATACGCTGAAGCTCACTCAGTTTTCAGTTGAACGCTGTGCGGATGCTATTTTCTGGATTGCTCCCGATGGTAAGTTACTCTACGTCAATCGCGAAGCTTGCCGTTCCTTGGGGTATTCGCGCCAGCAACTTTTAACAAAAACGATTCACGATATTAATCCAGATTTGACAGAAGGCGCTTGGGCTTATCATTGGAATGTTTTAAGCCGTTGCGGTTCGTTGACTATTGAAGCGCACCATCGCACCCAAACTGGGCGTTTATTTCCGGTGGAGATGACGATTAACCACTTGCGGTTTAATGGTAAAGAGTACCATTGTGCCTTTGTCCGCGATGTGAGCGATCGCAAACAAGTCCTAGACGCCCTCCGCCAGTCCAAAGAAAAACAAACCCGCCTAATCTCCTCGCTTCGCAAACAAACCAGCAAACTGAAAAATACCCTCCAAGAACTCCAGCAAACCCAAATTCAACTGATCCAGACTGAAAAGATGTCCTCTCTCGGTCAGTTAGTCGCCGGAGTTGCCCACGAAATTAATAACCCCGTTAACTTCATTACAGGCAATCTTCACTACGCCAACGCCTATATCGCTGATGTTCTGGCCATCGTCCACCTGTATCAACAGCACTATCCTCAGCCCGTTCCGGAAATTATAGAACTCTCAGAAAGCATTGAAATTGAGTATATTCTAGAAGACTTACCCAAACTCCTAGGCTCCATGCAGTTAGGGGCGGATCGCATTCGGCAAATTGTCCTCTCTTTACGCAACTTCTCGCGCTTAGATGAGGCCCAAAAGAAACCCGTCGATATCCATGAAGGGCTAGACAACACCCTATTGTTGCTGCAACATCGCCTCAAAGAGAAATCGGGAGCCTTGGGAATTCAGTTAGTCAAAGATTACGGCAAACTTCCCCAAATCGAGTGCTACGCCGGACAGTTGAATCAAGTCTTTATGAATTTATTGAGCAATGCCATTGACGCCCTAGAAGAAGCCGTCGAACGGGGACAATTTTCCGCCAAGCCAGGGGGCCCGCAAATCTGGATTCGCACAGAACACTCCTACCCCGATCGCATTACCATTCGGATTGGAGATAATGGTCCTGGAATCCCCCCAGAAGTCTTGCAGCGCTTATTCGATCCCTTCTTTACCACTAAACCTGTAGGTAAAGGAACGGGGCTAGGTCTATCCATTAGCTATCAAATCGTGGTAGAACGCCATCGGGGTCAGTTGCGTTGCGTTTCTGAGCCGGGACAAGGGGCAGAATTTGTGATTGAGATTCCCGTATAA
- a CDS encoding DUF547 domain-containing protein, translating into MLDFTPWDALLQRYVNDVGSVNYSAWQEESLEQLKSWLFKVESFDLPTSCPSEVQLAYWINLYNAGVIFQVLKRYPIPSIFPRFFNIPNGLSFWRFFSRRILSQGRYSLNQIEHQILRQQFQEPRIHFALVCAARGCPLLRNQAYYPDTVFEQLEADALRFIQNPQKVRYDSVTHTLYCSKILKWYGKDFLRVSPSVAEYIQGYLQTEMASADEPQLAYLDYDWSLNAQ; encoded by the coding sequence ATGCTTGATTTTACCCCTTGGGATGCGTTACTTCAGCGATATGTCAATGATGTTGGTAGTGTTAATTATTCGGCTTGGCAAGAAGAGTCTTTAGAACAATTAAAGTCTTGGTTATTTAAGGTAGAATCGTTCGATCTTCCAACCTCTTGTCCGAGCGAAGTACAACTTGCTTATTGGATTAACTTGTATAATGCTGGGGTGATTTTCCAAGTTTTAAAGCGCTATCCGATTCCCTCTATTTTTCCGCGTTTTTTTAATATTCCCAATGGGTTGAGTTTTTGGCGTTTTTTTAGTCGCCGCATTCTCTCCCAAGGTCGTTATTCGCTCAATCAGATCGAACATCAGATTTTGCGACAGCAGTTTCAGGAACCTCGGATACATTTTGCTCTAGTTTGTGCGGCTAGGGGGTGTCCGTTATTACGCAATCAAGCTTATTATCCCGATACAGTATTTGAGCAATTAGAAGCAGATGCGCTGCGGTTTATTCAGAATCCCCAAAAGGTTCGCTACGATTCGGTAACGCATACGCTCTATTGCAGCAAGATTTTGAAGTGGTATGGCAAGGATTTTCTTCGGGTTTCTCCTTCAGTTGCAGAGTATATCCAAGGTTATCTCCAGACGGAAATGGCAAGCGCGGACGAACCTCAGCTTGCTTATCTCGATTATGATTGGTCGCTCAATGCTCAGTAA
- a CDS encoding metallophosphatase, producing MSHWAILSGIAGHLAAYEAVLADLKRVKGGVEALYILGDLVGPQADCEALVRRVRSPRRGEPEPQVCVGWWEDQCFRLHAVGASSETPELIARYGPETVEKLWNSVSRETVQWLRSLHFGFFELDCLLIHGSTLGVDDELTPETPPLQLLDRLIRGEANRLFCGRSGQAFQYQLQSGSVTSSLTSLEGESASQVQMLSPKQIIGVGSVGKIPGEATYALYHPKSDLTSFRTVRYGDRLGFSPTSARQSAL from the coding sequence ATGAGTCATTGGGCGATTTTAAGTGGAATTGCAGGTCATTTAGCAGCGTATGAGGCGGTTCTGGCCGATCTCAAGCGGGTGAAAGGGGGCGTTGAGGCCCTGTATATTCTGGGGGATTTGGTGGGGCCGCAGGCCGATTGCGAGGCGTTGGTGCGGCGGGTGCGATCGCCCCGACGCGGAGAACCCGAACCCCAGGTATGCGTAGGATGGTGGGAAGACCAATGCTTTCGCCTGCACGCAGTTGGGGCGAGTTCGGAAACGCCGGAGTTAATCGCCCGTTATGGCCCGGAGACGGTGGAAAAGCTCTGGAACTCGGTTTCGCGGGAGACGGTGCAGTGGTTGCGATCGCTCCATTTTGGCTTTTTTGAATTAGACTGTCTGCTAATTCATGGGAGTACCCTGGGTGTTGACGACGAATTGACACCAGAAACGCCGCCGTTGCAACTGTTGGATCGGCTGATTCGGGGCGAGGCGAACCGCCTATTTTGCGGGCGTTCGGGTCAGGCGTTTCAGTATCAATTACAATCGGGTTCGGTGACAAGCAGCCTCACGTCTTTGGAGGGGGAATCCGCCAGCCAGGTGCAAATGCTCTCCCCTAAACAGATTATTGGGGTGGGTAGCGTGGGGAAAATACCCGGAGAGGCCACCTACGCTCTTTATCATCCGAAGAGCGATCTCACTTCCTTTCGCACGGTGCGTTATGGCGATCGCCTGGGCTTTTCCCCAACTTCGGCGCGACAGTCTGCGCTCTAA
- a CDS encoding restriction endonuclease: MPTLTVETLCSEAAIFSAVESQHPEPLLYGVTDGKAVGTYLEHKFKLYLKENYEFLEGNAASGIDFPGLFVDIKVTSIKQPQSSCPFKSARQKIFGLGYSLIIFVYQKMDNSNQRTATLEILHAIYVSAERTADFQMTRGILNILENEGNKDDLIAFMLDRHLPVDEIEAENIAEEILRNPPLQEFLTISNALQWRLQYSRAIERAGQEEGIFAVYRSRL, from the coding sequence ATGCCCACCCTGACCGTAGAAACGCTATGTTCTGAAGCCGCAATCTTCTCAGCAGTCGAGTCTCAGCACCCAGAACCCTTACTTTATGGCGTCACAGATGGTAAAGCAGTTGGGACTTACTTAGAACACAAGTTTAAGCTTTACCTTAAGGAAAATTATGAGTTCCTAGAAGGTAATGCTGCGAGTGGCATAGATTTTCCGGGACTATTCGTTGATATTAAAGTTACGAGCATTAAACAGCCTCAGTCTTCCTGTCCCTTTAAGTCAGCTAGGCAGAAAATTTTCGGGTTGGGTTACTCGCTGATTATTTTTGTTTATCAAAAAATGGATAATAGTAACCAGAGAACAGCCACTTTAGAGATTTTGCACGCGATTTATGTGAGTGCTGAAAGAACAGCCGACTTTCAGATGACTCGTGGAATTCTCAATATTTTAGAAAACGAAGGCAACAAAGACGATCTCATAGCGTTTATGCTAGATCGACATCTACCCGTTGATGAAATTGAAGCTGAAAATATTGCAGAGGAAATTCTGAGAAATCCACCTCTTCAGGAATTTTTAACTATTTCTAACGCTTTACAATGGAGATTGCAATACAGTAGGGCAATTGAGAGAGCCGGACAAGAAGAAGGTATTTTTGCTGTTTATAGGTCAAGATTGTGA